The stretch of DNA AGTCCGACGTCATTGAAGAGATTCGCACTTCCTGTACTCAATTACTGCTTGCCGGCTTAGGGGAATCACAAGAAAAATTCCTAAACGCAAACCGCTCGGCCCTTGGGGTTAACGTAATGATTGGGGTAGGTGGGACTCTTGACATTCTTGCCGGCAAAGTTATACGGGCTCCAATGTGGACACGTCGATTGGGAATTGAGTGGGCTTGGAGAATCGGATTAAACCCACAAAGATGGTATAGAATACCCCGGTTAATTCGTTTCGCCGTGAGGGTAATCCGAGAACCTCGTAAATGACCACTTACCCCTCAAGCTCTGTAAATACCTCAGGGAAAAGGGGCAGTTCGAGTGCCTCTTTTTGGCCAGTCCTACCTGGGTGACCAGCTGGATAAGATCCATCGAAACAGGCCATGCATGTACTAGGCAAACCGATTGAAAGCCCAAGACCCTGCTCTGATAGGTATACTAGAGAATTTGCTCCAATGCGCTCACGGATCTCCTCTACCGAAAGGGTGGCGGCGGCTAATTCCTTGCGGGCAGAGGTGTCTATCCCGTAGTAACAGGGGTGGCGAATGGGTGGACTTGATACCCGGAAATGAACCTCTATGGCTCCAGCCTCTCGCAGGAGGCTAACAATTTGTCCTGATGTTGTTCCACGCACAATAGAGTCGTCTACGAGCACCACCCGCTTTCCGTTCACAACTGAAGTAGGTGCTAGTTTAAGTCGAACTTTTTGCTCCCTCAAACTCTGATTGGGATTTATGAACGTCCTTCCAGCATATGAAGACTTGTAAAACCCCATGTCAAACGGAATCCCAGATTCCCTCGCAAAACCAATAGCTGCAGCCAGCCCTGATTCAGGTACCCCCACTACAACGTCTGCATTAACTGGAGCTTCTTTCGCTAACTGCTCGCCCATCAAAATTCTTGCCTGGTGCACATCGACACCATCAAGCAAACTATCCCCCCTGGCAAAATAAATCCATTCGAATGCACACGGTGTTGGCCGAGCTTCTAGGACCTGAATGGACCTGATGCCGTCGTCGTCAATAACCACTAATTCTCCTGGGGCTACATCCCGCAAGAACGATGCTCCCACAGCATTTAGAGCAGACGGTTCCGATGCCAACACAAAACCTGTTTCTATTTTCCCAATGACCAAGGGGCGGACCCCATTAGCGTCACGTAAACCGATTATCCTGTGATGATCCATCAACACTACAGCAAAACCACCTTCAAATTCCGACATTACACGAGCAGTAGCCTGCTCTAAATCAAGGTGGCTATACCTCGCAATAAGATTAATCATAACTTCACTATCATTAGTTGTTTGAAAAACAGCTCCGGCGTCTAACATTGCACTTCGAATCATACGGGCGTTAGTAATGTTCCCATTATGGGCCAGAGCTATCAAACCTTTATTTGATCGGACAGTTAGTGGTTGAGCGTTAAAGCGAAGCGAAGATCCAGTAGTTGAATAGCGAGTATGACCGATTCCTGTCTGACTTCCCGTCAATCGCAACTGATTTAAACGCTCTTCGGTAAAAACCTCATTGACGAGACCCATGTCCTTTTCGATCTTTATGTCGCTACCATTAGAAATGCATATCCCACAAGACTCTTGACCTCTATGTTGAAGTGCAAACAACCCAAGGTGGCACATCGAGGCCACGTCCGTAGGCTGTCTTACATGAATCGCAAAAATACCGCACTCTTCACGCATTTTGTCGAACATTATTCGAGTGCCTCTCTGATTGGACCCTCATATGCTGAAATGAGCCGTTCAACTGAAACGCGTAATCCTCCACCGTTCCATAAGATTTCTAGTCGATCACCACCTACTAGCCCTAGATTCATTGAAGGTACACCAGATTCTGCAATAAGGTTCTGCGCATCCTTGATAAGACTTTGCGAAACTCCTATGACAATTCGCGAAGGATCCTCGCCAAACAGAGTTTCATCAACTGATATCTCATCGGGGAGAAGTACACGAGCGCCGAGTCCACCACCAATACTCATCTCAGCAAGCGTTACAGCCAACCCCCCGTCTGAACAATCATGAGCAGTTTTAACTAAGCCTAACTCAATAAGCTCTAAAGTCAGATTCTCTACGTTACGCTCCAACTCGAAATCTACCATCGGAGGTTTTCCCACTTCCAGTCCAACGATTTCTGAAAGATAAATACTCCCACCCAAAGTAGCGTTAGTCGGGCCAAGGAGAAAAATTTGATCTCCTTCGCTTTTAAAGTTAATTGTCGCTCTATTTTCTACGTTCTTTAGAACCCCAACCATTCCAATGGTCGGGGTGGGATAAATGGCTATTTCTTCATCACCTGCACGAAACTGATTATATAGGCTAACGTTACCACCAGTAACTGGTGTTCCAAGCTCACGACAGGCTTCTGCAAGCCCCAAAACAGACTCGTTCAATTGGTGATAGACTTCCGGCACAGTGGGGTTGCCGAAGTTAAGATTATTAGTCACAGCAAGCGGCCGAGCTCCCACACAAACAAGATTCCTGGCAGCCTCTGCTACCGCAAGTTTGGTGCCTCCCCTCGGATCAAGATAAACAAATCTCGGATTACAATCCAGGGTAGCTGCAAACCCAACGGTAGAATCCTTTATTCGTAAAACAGCTGCATCGCCTTGACCAGGCAAAATTACAGTATTAGTCATCACTTGATGATCGTACTGTTCGTAAACGCTTTTCTTAGATGCAATTGTTGGAAGAGCCAACATAGCTTCTAGAGTTAAGCCTGGATTGACTAAGGCGGGACCTACAGTGGGCTCATTACGTAGCCTTATCACTTCTTGAGATTCGCTAGCGTCAGGGCGATAGGTTGGGGCGTTAGCCAAATCACCCGCTGGCACATCCGCAACTATTCGACCTTCTTTAAGTATACGTACGTTTCCGTGATTCCTTACCTCTCCAATACGAACTGCATCGAGATCCCATTTACTAAGAAGTGACAACAGTTCCTGCTCTACTTCAGGATCAACTGCCAGAATCATTCGCTCTTGCGACTCTGACAACATCACCTCAGTTGGTGACATCCCCTTCTCTCTGCAAGGCACGGCATCAATATTGATGTCCACTCCACAACCAGCTCGGTCAGCCATCTCTGAAATGCTACTGGTCAGACCAGCTGCTCCCATATCCTGGACCCCAATTACAAGGCCTTCTTCCACAGCTTCCAAGCAAGCCTCCAGCAGCAGTTTCTCCATAAACGGGTCGCCAATCTGTACAGCCGGCCTGTCACTGTCACTAGATTCACTCAGGTCACCAGAGGCAAATACTGCTCCACCTAGGCCATCTCTACCCGTTTTAGAACCCACATACAACAAGACGCTACCTTGTGCTCCTGCTGTTCCAGTACGGAGATGTTTATGACGCATCAGCCCTAAAGCCATAACGTTCACTAATGGATTCTCACTATAACTAGGATGGATAACAATCTGCCCTCCAACGGTAGGCACCCCTATAGCATTGCCGTAATGCGATATGCCTTCAACCACTCCTGAGAGAAGATGTTTAGTCCGACTAACCTCTAAAGGTCCGAAATGTAGAGAATTCAAAACCGCGACTGGCCTCGCTCCCATTGCAAAAATATCGCGGAGAATTCCACCCACTCCTGTCGCGGCTCCCTGAAATGGTTCAATCGCACTCGGGTGGTTATGGCTCTCTACCTTAAACGCAAGGGCATACCCCTCACCTAGATCGACAACACCCGCGTTCTCTCCCGGGCCCATCAAAACACAGGAGCCTTCTGTCGGCAGATTCCTTAGGAGGGGTCGCGAATGTTTGTAACCACAATGCTCGCTCCACATCGCACCAAAGAGTGCTGCTTCTATAGAATTAGGGTCGCGTCCTATTCGGCACACAATCTCATCAAACTCAAGATCAGTTAACCCGAAAGCATTAGCCCTTTCACGGACACTA from Trueperaceae bacterium encodes:
- a CDS encoding phosphoribosylformylglycinamidine synthase II is translated as MGSHYFNLFLSLFVSKSGQKSDEPVHSVRERANAFGLTDLEFDEIVCRIGRDPNSIEAALFGAMWSEHCGYKHSRPLLRNLPTEGSCVLMGPGENAGVVDLGEGYALAFKVESHNHPSAIEPFQGAATGVGGILRDIFAMGARPVAVLNSLHFGPLEVSRTKHLLSGVVEGISHYGNAIGVPTVGGQIVIHPSYSENPLVNVMALGLMRHKHLRTGTAGAQGSVLLYVGSKTGRDGLGGAVFASGDLSESSDSDRPAVQIGDPFMEKLLLEACLEAVEEGLVIGVQDMGAAGLTSSISEMADRAGCGVDINIDAVPCREKGMSPTEVMLSESQERMILAVDPEVEQELLSLLSKWDLDAVRIGEVRNHGNVRILKEGRIVADVPAGDLANAPTYRPDASESQEVIRLRNEPTVGPALVNPGLTLEAMLALPTIASKKSVYEQYDHQVMTNTVILPGQGDAAVLRIKDSTVGFAATLDCNPRFVYLDPRGGTKLAVAEAARNLVCVGARPLAVTNNLNFGNPTVPEVYHQLNESVLGLAEACRELGTPVTGGNVSLYNQFRAGDEEIAIYPTPTIGMVGVLKNVENRATINFKSEGDQIFLLGPTNATLGGSIYLSEIVGLEVGKPPMVDFELERNVENLTLELIELGLVKTAHDCSDGGLAVTLAEMSIGGGLGARVLLPDEISVDETLFGEDPSRIVIGVSQSLIKDAQNLIAESGVPSMNLGLVGGDRLEILWNGGGLRVSVERLISAYEGPIREALE
- a CDS encoding amidophosphoribosyltransferase, which codes for MFDKMREECGIFAIHVRQPTDVASMCHLGLFALQHRGQESCGICISNGSDIKIEKDMGLVNEVFTEERLNQLRLTGSQTGIGHTRYSTTGSSLRFNAQPLTVRSNKGLIALAHNGNITNARMIRSAMLDAGAVFQTTNDSEVMINLIARYSHLDLEQATARVMSEFEGGFAVVLMDHHRIIGLRDANGVRPLVIGKIETGFVLASEPSALNAVGASFLRDVAPGELVVIDDDGIRSIQVLEARPTPCAFEWIYFARGDSLLDGVDVHQARILMGEQLAKEAPVNADVVVGVPESGLAAAIGFARESGIPFDMGFYKSSYAGRTFINPNQSLREQKVRLKLAPTSVVNGKRVVLVDDSIVRGTTSGQIVSLLREAGAIEVHFRVSSPPIRHPCYYGIDTSARKELAAATLSVEEIRERIGANSLVYLSEQGLGLSIGLPSTCMACFDGSYPAGHPGRTGQKEALELPLFPEVFTELEG